DNA from Daucus carota subsp. sativus chromosome 1, DH1 v3.0, whole genome shotgun sequence:
TGAAGATGAATCAAGTGAAAATGTGAAGATGGTCAAGGCAGAGCATGGCACGGGAGCTTTACTCGAACAAGTTGATGTTATTCAAGACTGGGGACAAGGAATTCTCGCTATTGGTACTTTTGGTTATGATCCATCACCTAATGATTTCAATCAACAAGTGCAGATGTTCCATAtgtttgaaaatgaagatgaattAGAATTATTAGAAGAAGAAGGCGAAAAGGAAGATGGTGTAGAAggagaaaataaaatttgtgatCATGACCAAGGAAGAGAACTTAATCCTTTGGTGCTTAAGGCATCCAAACATGGCTTTAGTAACGAAGACAATGTTTGTGATCATGATCAAAATGCTATAAAATCCGAGATCACAATATTGTCAGTGGATGATGTGGAGAATTCAGAGTGCGTTGTGAGAGAGGTTTACGAGAAAAAAGAGAGAACTACCCTTGCAGATTTGTTCATGGCAGATTCTGATGAGTATAAAGATCAAGGAGAAGTAGTCAATAAGCCAAAATCCATAAAGAAAGCTGAGGGTGCagaaaattcaaagttcaaactCCCCTTTGCGAAGAAGTTTATTCCTCTAATGAAGCAGGATAATTCATGTTCGAGTTCCCATCCGTGTGGGATAAAGAAGATACACAAGGTGAGTTTAGGGGACaaagttttatttttacaaattacaaGGTATCATGAGTACACTATAACTCATTAACAGCTAACTGAAATGAGATAGACAGCTTCGCAACTTTGGAGCTAGCTAATCATACGATACTTTGTATGTACGCAGATGATGAGGAGGATGTTGAAGAAAAAGGTACATCCAGAGCTTGAGAGCAAAAGGCAAAAGCCATTCAAGTACGGTGGAAATGAAGTCATGGAGATGGCATCTCTACTTCAAACTCAAGGTATGTTTCCATTCTTCTAAAAGTTAGCATTTCTGACTTCCAAATTCTGACTTAAAAAACCTAAAAGAAgcacttctgcttcttttgccAAACACTACGTAAAAAGTAGAATCAActtaaagtgctaaaagaagCCCAGAAGCACTTATAGTAAGCGTTGTCAAACAGCCCAATAATTTGCTTTGTG
Protein-coding regions in this window:
- the LOC108195778 gene encoding protein TILLER ANGLE CONTROL 1, which produces MKIFNWVHRRFHNKDESSENVKMVKAEHGTGALLEQVDVIQDWGQGILAIGTFGYDPSPNDFNQQVQMFHMFENEDELELLEEEGEKEDGVEGENKICDHDQGRELNPLVLKASKHGFSNEDNVCDHDQNAIKSEITILSVDDVENSECVVREVYEKKERTTLADLFMADSDEYKDQGEVVNKPKSIKKAEGAENSKFKLPFAKKFIPLMKQDNSCSSSHPCGIKKIHKMMRRMLKKKVHPELESKRQKPFKYGGNEVMEMASLLQTQDAIICP